Proteins from one Meriones unguiculatus strain TT.TT164.6M chromosome 10, Bangor_MerUng_6.1, whole genome shotgun sequence genomic window:
- the C10H1orf131 gene encoding uncharacterized protein C1orf131 homolog has protein sequence MAADGGSDSTEPPGSETVLDAVLRSLYDLGETEGETEQKKIRKKREKKRRDAETQADVAADPIPLPASLVGGQKKSASSFFKELREELESVPAGPSEVPAATAVSLPPLKSNSKLVEVVEFQSKRKKRKLQSDEDEHAQTKTRALEKAVAIQEFNLEKARLEVHRFGITGYGKGKERVLERERAIMLGAKPPKNSYVNYKVLQKQIKEKKAALEEEKRVARDTDIFKRKKRKGKGQEDRRSKKSAPSILSSSRAGQVGKFRNGTLILSPTDIKKINSSRVAK, from the exons ATGGCTGCGGACGGAGGATCGGACTCAACCGAGCCTCCTGGCTCTGAGACAGTGCTGGACGCCGTGCTGCGGAGCCTCTACGACCTGG gagagacagaaggtgaaacagagcagaaaaagatcagaaagaagagagaaaagaagagaagagacgCAGAGACACAAGCAGATGTGGCGGCAGACCCAATTCCCTTGCCTGCATCTCTtgtaggaggccagaagaagagcGCTTCCAGCTTTTTCAAGGAGCTCAGAGAAGAGCTGGAGTCTGTCCCTGCTGGCCCCTCAGAAGTCCCTGCTGCCACTGCAGTCTCGCTCCCTCCCCTGAAGAGCAACAGCAAGCTAGTAGAAGTGGTCGAGTttcaaagcaaaaggaaaaaaaggaaactacaGTCAGATGAAGATGAGCATGCACAG ACTAAAACAAGGGCCCTTGAAAAAGCTGTGGCTATTCAAGAATTTAACCTGGAAAAG GCTCGCTTGGAAGTGCATCGCTTTGGGATCACCGGCTATGGCAAAGGAAAAGAACGAGTCCTGGAGCGGGAGCGGGCCATCATGCTCGGGGCTAAG CCTCCCAAAAACAGTTATGTGAATTACAAGGTTTTGCAGAagcaaattaaagagaaaaaggcagcattggaagaagaaaagagagtg GCCCGGGACACAGACATAttcaagagaaagaagaggaaagggaaaggacagGAAGACAG GAGATCCAAGAAGTCGGCTCCCAGCATTTTGTCAAGCAGCCGGGCTGGACAAGTTGGAAAATTCAGAAACGGGACGTTGATTCTAAGCCCCACtgacatcaagaaaataaattcttctagGGTAGCTAAATGA